One genomic window of Cheilinus undulatus linkage group 7, ASM1832078v1, whole genome shotgun sequence includes the following:
- the henmt1 gene encoding small RNA 2'-O-methyltransferase has translation MEPLFSPPLHSQRHQFVIDFVKRNKPKKVVDLGCSECSLLKKLKFHREVELLVGVDIDVAKIKKHMHALAPLSTDYLQPTYDQLCIELYQGSVTQRDVRLRGFDLVTSIELIEHLTLADVESFSEVVFGYMTPVAVIVSTPNSEFNPLLPGLKGFRHSDHKFEWTRAEFQSWALQVSVKYGYEVEFTGVGEAPPDQQESVGFCSQIGVFRRLMGRDACNVLFTDDAADGFSYRLVYSKIYPSLHDNNILRRVLVTEVLSWAEKLKRRWIGDKTNVKDDSYTQYQTERREEECLRSSEQQTGHGAEMNNLREESEDQEGESEELFWTTGLGKQKSCTLQRVVSVPLAVLWTSCPKVGALSGSLSNLRHLLMDDPEVRLNQDGSALLINLQEQDNEEEDQNDFEDSGYGEARQYCHSAEHDEDWEPDV, from the exons GTGGTGGATTTGGGATGCAGTGAGTGCAGCCTTCTCAAAAAACTGAAGTTTCACCGTGAAGTTGAACTGCTGGTGGGAGTGGACATCGACGTTGCcaaaatcaagaaacacat GCACGCATTAGCTCCACTTTCTACAGACTACCTACAACCAACGTACGATCAGCTATGCATCGAGCTGTACCAGGGCTCAGTCACACAGCGCGACGTCCGCCTCAGAGGATTTGATCTAGTGACCAGTATAGAGCT AATAGAGCACCTCACTCTTGCTGATGTGGAGAGCTTCTCTGAGGTGGTGTTTGGTTACATGACCCCAGTGGCTGTCATTGTCAGCACCCCAAACTCTGAGTTCAATCCCCTCCTCCCTGGACTGAAAGGTTTCAGACACAGCGACCACAAGTTTGAGTGGACCAGGGcagagtttcagtcctg GGCTCTTCAGGTGTCTGTAAAGTACGGTTATGAGGTGGAGTTCACCGGTGTTGGAGAGGCACCACCGGACCAACAGGAGAGTGTCGGCTTCTGCTCCCAGATTGGTGTGTTTCGTCGGCTCATGGGTAGAGATGCCTGCAACGTTTTGTTCACTGATGATGCAGCTGATGGGTTTTCATACAGACTG GTGTACAGTAAAATCTACCCCAGCCTGCATGACAATAACATCCTGCGCAGGGTCCTGGTCACCGAGGTGTTGTCTTGGGCAGAAAAGCTGAAGAGAAGATGGATTGGGGATAAGACAAATGTGAAGGATGACAGTTATACACAGTATCAGACtgaaagaagagaggaggaatgTCTTAGATCTTCAGAACAGCAGACAG gTCATGGAGCAGAGATGAACAACCTCAGAGAAGAGTCAGAGGATCAGGAGGGAGAGAGTGAAGAGCTGTTTTGGACAACAGGACTGGGAAAACAAAAGTCTTGCACATTGCAAAG GGTTGTGTCTGTACCTCTGGCTGTGCTGTGGACTTCCTGCCCCAAAGTTGGTGCCCTGAGTGGAAGTCTCAGTAATCTCAGACATCTACTGATGGATGATCCTGAAGTTAGACTGAACCAGGATGGCTCTGCTCTGCTTATAAATCTCCAGGAACAAG aCAATGAAGAAGAAGATCAAAATGATTTCGAGGACAGCGGATATGGAGAGGCCAGACAGTATTGTCACAGTGCAGAGCATGACGAAGACTGGGAGCCAGATGTTTGA
- the fam102bb gene encoding protein FAM102B isoform X1 codes for MDLMMMKKKKFKFKVDFELDELSSVPFVNGVLFCKVRLLDGGFSEESSREPVQANCVRWRKRFSFPCKMSANAGTGVLDPCVCRVSVRKELKGGKAYAKLGFADLNLAEFAGSGNTTRRCLLEGYDTKNTRQDNSILKVIISTQLMSGDPCFKTPPSTATVIGIQGEVESLLEERKGGDSQKGCSAESREGKCPVVSDDLGGCGHSRTSSYASQQSKLSGYSTGHSRSSSMSEFSHRRNHSVGSASTGIGSIPEPSEDRERESRPCPALPEHPVPTATTSNPVGTTVQSASSCERLNRHPVKQDSMESQLKRMDDTRVDADDVVEKILQSQDFTPSLLDSSAEEEGLRLFVGPGGSTALGSHHLPTRVGAGAYEQVVIKR; via the exons ATGGatttaatgatgatgaaaaagaagaaattcaaATTTAAGGTGGATTTTGAGCTAGATGAGCTTTCGTCGGTCCCCTTTGTCAACGGTGTCCTCTTCTGTAAAGTCAGACTGCTGGACGGTGGCTTTTCCGAGGAGTCTTCACG GGAGCCGGTGCAGGCCAACTGTGTTCGATGGAGGAAACGGTTTTCTTTCCCCTGCAAAATGAGCGCCAACGCTGGTACGGGCGTACTGGATCCATGTGTGTGTCGTGTGTCTGTCAGAAAG gAGCTAAAAGGTGGGAAGGCATATGCAAAG CTGGGTTTTGCAGATCTGAATTTAGCAGAGTTTGCCGGCTCAGGGAATACAACCCGCAGATGTCTGCTGGAAGGCTACGATACCAAAAATACTCGCCAGGATAACTCCATTCTCAAG GTTATCATCAGTACACAGCTGATGTCTGGGGATCCCTGTTTCAAAAC GCCTCCCTCCACAGCTACAGTAATCGGGATCCAGGGCGAAGTAGAGAGCCTgctggaggagaggaagggaggggACTCACAGAAAGGCTGTTCTG CAGAGAGTCGAGAAGGAAAGTGCCCCGTTGTATCTGATGATCTTGGGGGCTGCGGACACTCCCGAACGTCCAGCTATGCCAGCCAGCAGTCCAAACTTTCAG GCTACAGCACAGGCCATTCCCGCTCCTCCAGCATGTCAGAGTTCAGCCATCGTAGAAACCACTCAGTTGGGAGTGCCTCAACAGGCATCGGCAGCATCCCAGAGCCAAGCGAAGACCGCGAAAGAGAGTCCAGACCCTGCCCTGCTCTACCCGAACACCCAGTCCCCACCGCCACCACTAGCAACCCTGTGGGGACAACTGTACAGAGTGCCTCATCCTGTGAAAGACTCAATAG ACACCCAGTGAAGCAGGACTCCATGGAGTCTCAGCTAAAGAGAATGGACGATACTCGGGTGGATGCAGATGACGTTGTGGAAAAGATTCTCCAGAGTCAAGATTTTACGCCAAGCTTACTGGACTCAAGTGCTGAAG AGGAAGGCTTGCGTCTGTTTGTGGGCCCTGGTGGAAGTACAGCCCTTGGAAGCCATCACTTGCCAACCAG GGTTGGAGCTGGAGCATATGAGCAGGTGGTGATAAAGCGTTAA
- the fam102bb gene encoding protein FAM102B isoform X2 — MDLMMMKKKKFKFKVDFELDELSSVPFVNGVLFCKVRLLDGGFSEESSREPVQANCVRWRKRFSFPCKMSANAGTGVLDPCVCRVSVRKELKGGKAYAKLGFADLNLAEFAGSGNTTRRCLLEGYDTKNTRQDNSILKVIISTQLMSGDPCFKTPPSTATVIGIQGEVESLLEERKGGDSQKGCSESREGKCPVVSDDLGGCGHSRTSSYASQQSKLSGYSTGHSRSSSMSEFSHRRNHSVGSASTGIGSIPEPSEDRERESRPCPALPEHPVPTATTSNPVGTTVQSASSCERLNRHPVKQDSMESQLKRMDDTRVDADDVVEKILQSQDFTPSLLDSSAEEEGLRLFVGPGGSTALGSHHLPTRVGAGAYEQVVIKR; from the exons ATGGatttaatgatgatgaaaaagaagaaattcaaATTTAAGGTGGATTTTGAGCTAGATGAGCTTTCGTCGGTCCCCTTTGTCAACGGTGTCCTCTTCTGTAAAGTCAGACTGCTGGACGGTGGCTTTTCCGAGGAGTCTTCACG GGAGCCGGTGCAGGCCAACTGTGTTCGATGGAGGAAACGGTTTTCTTTCCCCTGCAAAATGAGCGCCAACGCTGGTACGGGCGTACTGGATCCATGTGTGTGTCGTGTGTCTGTCAGAAAG gAGCTAAAAGGTGGGAAGGCATATGCAAAG CTGGGTTTTGCAGATCTGAATTTAGCAGAGTTTGCCGGCTCAGGGAATACAACCCGCAGATGTCTGCTGGAAGGCTACGATACCAAAAATACTCGCCAGGATAACTCCATTCTCAAG GTTATCATCAGTACACAGCTGATGTCTGGGGATCCCTGTTTCAAAAC GCCTCCCTCCACAGCTACAGTAATCGGGATCCAGGGCGAAGTAGAGAGCCTgctggaggagaggaagggaggggACTCACAGAAAGGCTGTTCTG AGAGTCGAGAAGGAAAGTGCCCCGTTGTATCTGATGATCTTGGGGGCTGCGGACACTCCCGAACGTCCAGCTATGCCAGCCAGCAGTCCAAACTTTCAG GCTACAGCACAGGCCATTCCCGCTCCTCCAGCATGTCAGAGTTCAGCCATCGTAGAAACCACTCAGTTGGGAGTGCCTCAACAGGCATCGGCAGCATCCCAGAGCCAAGCGAAGACCGCGAAAGAGAGTCCAGACCCTGCCCTGCTCTACCCGAACACCCAGTCCCCACCGCCACCACTAGCAACCCTGTGGGGACAACTGTACAGAGTGCCTCATCCTGTGAAAGACTCAATAG ACACCCAGTGAAGCAGGACTCCATGGAGTCTCAGCTAAAGAGAATGGACGATACTCGGGTGGATGCAGATGACGTTGTGGAAAAGATTCTCCAGAGTCAAGATTTTACGCCAAGCTTACTGGACTCAAGTGCTGAAG AGGAAGGCTTGCGTCTGTTTGTGGGCCCTGGTGGAAGTACAGCCCTTGGAAGCCATCACTTGCCAACCAG GGTTGGAGCTGGAGCATATGAGCAGGTGGTGATAAAGCGTTAA